The Dokdonella koreensis DS-123 genome has a segment encoding these proteins:
- a CDS encoding DUF4870 domain-containing protein, with the protein MTEDPTISPPTTLSNDERTWALLGHLSAFSAFFTAGFGCVLGPLVVWLVKRDTLPFAADQAREALNFNLTALMIWIGLWIITIGTFGIGIFLTLPLGLVLLAVWIVLTIVAAINANNGQTYRYPLTLRLIK; encoded by the coding sequence ATGACGGAAGACCCGACCATTTCCCCGCCGACCACGCTCAGCAACGACGAGCGGACCTGGGCGCTGCTCGGCCACCTGTCGGCGTTCAGCGCGTTCTTCACCGCCGGCTTCGGCTGCGTGCTCGGGCCGCTGGTGGTCTGGCTGGTCAAGCGCGACACGCTGCCGTTCGCCGCCGACCAGGCGCGCGAGGCGCTCAACTTCAACCTGACCGCGCTGATGATCTGGATCGGCCTGTGGATCATCACGATCGGCACGTTCGGCATCGGCATCTTCCTGACGCTGCCGCTCGGCCTGGTGCTGCTGGCGGTCTGGATCGTGCTGACGATCGTCGCCGCGATCAACGCCAACAACGGCCAGACGTACCGCTATCCGCTGACGCTGCGCCTGATCAAGTAA
- the recN gene encoding DNA repair protein RecN: MLETLYVKDFAIVQNAEITFGQGLTVVTGETGAGKSLIVDALLLLAGGRGDSGMVRHGCDRAELSARFAIGDRADLLAWLREEDLDDEGACQLRRVIRSEGSSRAWINGRPVALTQLKALGERLIEIHGQHEHQTLLDRGAQLDLLDTFGGHADARGEVARLAQAWRTVQGRIATLTGGADHGERIEWLAHQVDELERHALDADAFAALEDTHRRLANAGQLVQGCAGLAERLDGDGEFALARLVARTHADSQRLAELDPRLAALVELLEAARIQVDEAGDTLARYQDALDLDPERLAETEAQLARLHELSRKHRRPMGELKALADTLREELETLRGAGTELERLRAEAARVETGYAAAATVLSGARAATAARLGEAVTALMTELGMAGRFEAALEPDDGAEPAAAGRERCEFLVSTNPGQPPRPLRKVASGGELSRIGLAIEVAALGADATGTMVFDEVDSGVGGAVAEIVGQKLRRLAARCQVLCVTHLPQVAAQGHQHLRVAKSSDAASTTVRIEGLDEGARRDEVARMLGGIEITRQTLAHARQMLDSARQAG; this comes from the coding sequence ATGCTGGAAACCCTGTACGTCAAGGATTTCGCGATCGTCCAGAACGCCGAGATCACGTTCGGCCAGGGCCTGACCGTCGTGACCGGCGAGACCGGTGCCGGCAAGTCGCTGATCGTCGATGCCCTGCTGCTGCTGGCCGGCGGCCGCGGCGACAGCGGCATGGTCCGCCACGGCTGCGACCGGGCCGAGCTTTCGGCCCGGTTCGCGATCGGCGACCGCGCCGACTTGCTCGCCTGGCTGCGCGAGGAGGACCTCGACGACGAAGGCGCCTGCCAGCTGCGGCGCGTGATCCGCAGCGAAGGCAGCTCGCGCGCCTGGATCAACGGGCGGCCGGTGGCGCTGACCCAGCTCAAGGCGCTCGGCGAGCGCCTGATCGAGATCCACGGCCAGCACGAGCACCAGACCCTGCTCGATCGCGGCGCCCAGCTCGACCTGCTCGATACCTTCGGCGGCCACGCCGACGCACGCGGCGAGGTGGCGCGCCTGGCGCAGGCCTGGCGCACGGTGCAGGGCCGCATCGCCACGCTGACCGGCGGCGCCGACCACGGCGAGCGGATCGAGTGGCTGGCGCACCAGGTGGACGAGCTGGAGCGGCATGCGCTCGACGCCGACGCGTTCGCCGCGCTGGAGGATACCCACCGCCGCCTCGCCAATGCCGGCCAGTTGGTGCAGGGCTGCGCGGGCCTGGCCGAGCGCCTCGACGGCGACGGCGAGTTCGCGCTGGCGCGCCTGGTCGCGCGCACCCATGCCGACAGCCAGCGCCTGGCCGAACTGGACCCGCGCCTGGCCGCGCTGGTCGAGCTGCTCGAGGCGGCGCGCATCCAGGTCGACGAGGCCGGCGACACGCTGGCGCGCTACCAGGACGCGCTGGACCTCGATCCGGAGCGCCTCGCCGAGACCGAGGCGCAGCTCGCCCGGCTGCACGAGCTTTCGCGCAAGCACCGCCGTCCGATGGGCGAACTCAAGGCCCTCGCCGACACGTTGCGCGAGGAACTGGAAACCCTGCGCGGCGCCGGCACCGAGCTGGAGCGCCTGCGCGCCGAAGCCGCGCGGGTCGAGACCGGCTATGCCGCGGCGGCCACGGTGCTCTCCGGCGCCCGCGCGGCGACTGCCGCCCGGCTCGGCGAGGCCGTCACCGCCCTGATGACCGAACTGGGCATGGCCGGCCGCTTCGAGGCCGCGCTCGAACCCGACGACGGCGCCGAACCGGCCGCCGCCGGCCGCGAGCGCTGCGAGTTCCTGGTCAGTACCAATCCCGGCCAGCCGCCGCGCCCGCTGCGCAAGGTCGCCTCCGGCGGCGAGCTGTCGCGGATCGGCCTGGCGATCGAGGTCGCCGCGCTCGGCGCCGACGCGACCGGCACGATGGTCTTCGACGAGGTCGATTCGGGTGTCGGCGGCGCGGTGGCGGAGATCGTCGGCCAGAAGCTGCGCCGCCTGGCCGCACGCTGCCAGGTGCTGTGCGTGACGCACCTGCCGCAGGTCGCGGCCCAGGGACACCAGCACCTGCGCGTGGCCAAGTCCAGCGACGCGGCGTCGACGACCGTCCGCATCGAGGGCCTCGACGAAGGCGCGCGCCGCGACGAGGTCGCGCGCATGCTCGGCGGCATCGAGATCACGCGCCAGACGCTGGCGCACGCACGGCAGATGCTCGACAGCGCGCGCCAGGCCGGCTGA